A window of Apium graveolens cultivar Ventura chromosome 8, ASM990537v1, whole genome shotgun sequence contains these coding sequences:
- the LOC141679108 gene encoding uncharacterized protein LOC141679108, with amino-acid sequence MFFSHMLRQSSLSSTGYTSHSFELKTHTQNMELTSQSLINTTKFALFCSNYGGSVVTFSAGLKTSKSPRKLQQLHNSNANAGSRKQLKNVAASTTQDTASTCDDGDRWLLQPVGDGDSRHIGFKVPMPDAYEISSSIVTVGRVPEKADLVIPVATVSGEHARLQMKEGSLVVTDLNSTNGTFIDDKRLSPGVPATIQAGRYLTFGDTNLAIFRVTKLPYKSVASEPETDAKVAAEAETDTATS; translated from the exons ATGTTTTTCAGCCATATGCTTAGGCAGAGTAGCCTCTCTTCTACCGGTTACACATCACACAGTTTTGAGCTAAAAACGCACACACAAAATATGGAACTGACAAGTCAATCTCTGATTAATACTACTAAGTTTGCATTGTTTTGTAGTAATTACGGCGGCAGTGTTGTGACCTTTTCAGCTGGATTGAAGACCTCAAAGTCACCTAGAAAGCTGCAACAATTACATAACTCAAATGCAAATGCAGGGTCGAGGAAACAACTAAAAAATGTTGCTGCTTCTACTACTCAGGATACTGCTTCTACTTGTGATGACGGAGATAGATGGCTTCTTCAACCTGTAGGTGATGGTGATTCAAGACACATCGGTTTTAAGGTTCCAATGCCAGACGCATATGAAATTTCTTCC AGTATAGTCACAGTTGGACGTGTTCCAGAGAAAGCAGACTTGGTCATTCCTGTCGCAACAGTGTCGGGTGAACATGCTCGTCTTCAGATGAAGGAGGGGAGTCTGGTGGTGACAGATCTAAATAGTACAAATGGCACATTTATCGATGACAAACGGCTTAGTCCTGGAGTCCCTGCTACGATACAAGCCGGAAGATATCTTACCTTTG GGGACACCAATTTGGCAATCTTCCGAGTCACGAAGCTTCCTTATAAATCAGTAGCTTCTGAACCTGAAACTGATGCTAAGGTTGCAGCTGAAGCAGAGACTGACACTGCAACAAGCTAA